A region from the Arachis ipaensis cultivar K30076 chromosome B01, Araip1.1, whole genome shotgun sequence genome encodes:
- the LOC107609206 gene encoding uncharacterized protein LOC107609206 isoform X1, translating to MREEEVASVAAKPSLAGLGSPSLLSCALPLVFGSPLCFSYNSPLYCHQTWMYVLISELKLTCVYKILEMDTYRYHGHSMSDPGRTYRTCDEISNERQERDPIERVRKLLLAHDIASEKELKGWVRLGMLNPVICN from the exons ATGAGGGAGGAGGAGGTTGCCTCTGTTGCTGCCAAGCCGTCGCTGGCGGGGTTGGGTTCGCCGTCGCTGTTGAGCTGTGCACTGCCGTTGGTATTTGGATCACCACTCTGTTTCAGCTACAACTCGCCACTGTACTG CCATCAGACATGGATGTACGTATTGATCTCTGAATTAAAGCTTACTTGTGTATATAAG ATTCTTGAAATGGACACCTATAGATACCACGGGCACTCTATGTCTGATCCTGGCAGGACATACCGTACATGTGACGAGATTTCCAATGAAAGACAA GAGCGTGATCCAATTGAGAGAGTGAGGAAGCTATTATTGGCTCATGACATTGCTTCTGAGAAGGAGCTGAAG GGTTGGGTTAGGTTAGGTATGTTAAATCCTGTCATTTGCAATTGA
- the LOC107609206 gene encoding uncharacterized protein LOC107609206 isoform X2, translated as MREEEVASVAAKPSLAGLGSPSLLSCALPLVFGSPLCFSYNSPLYCHQTWMYVLISELKLTCVYKILEMDTYRYHGHSMSDPGRTYRTCDEISNERQERDPIERVRKLLLAHDIASEKELKDIDERV; from the exons ATGAGGGAGGAGGAGGTTGCCTCTGTTGCTGCCAAGCCGTCGCTGGCGGGGTTGGGTTCGCCGTCGCTGTTGAGCTGTGCACTGCCGTTGGTATTTGGATCACCACTCTGTTTCAGCTACAACTCGCCACTGTACTG CCATCAGACATGGATGTACGTATTGATCTCTGAATTAAAGCTTACTTGTGTATATAAG ATTCTTGAAATGGACACCTATAGATACCACGGGCACTCTATGTCTGATCCTGGCAGGACATACCGTACATGTGACGAGATTTCCAATGAAAGACAA GAGCGTGATCCAATTGAGAGAGTGAGGAAGCTATTATTGGCTCATGACATTGCTTCTGAGAAGGAGCTGAAG GACATTGATGAAAGAGTATGA